The sequence below is a genomic window from Salminus brasiliensis chromosome 6, fSalBra1.hap2, whole genome shotgun sequence.
CTGGAACCGTAAAAGCtggacattaaaaaaaaaattggcttAAAATATTGAATACTTGCTCttcaataatttatttatatttaaccaGACTTCCAAAAGGCATATCTTTTACTCTTTGCTACTTACAGTAACATTTGGACCAAACTTTTGAAAGCTACTCTATTTTTCACTGACTTTAGTGAATTTAAACCAATATATATAATGACCAGCTTTCCTCAACGTCTTCCCCAAAACCCGTTTTGTAGGAAAACTAGTAAGACTCAGACTAGTAAGTTTCCATTGATTGTTTAAATGTTATACATGCTTGATTCTTTAATTAGTGGACAGGCTCCGAATAAACTGACCTGGGTACAAACTTTCGGACTGTCTAAAACCCACACAATgtgcattttctttattttactgagcgattgaaaaaaaaaatacaacagacACCAATACTATACAATGACTATATATATCTCGAACTTCCCAAATGTACTTTTCTAATGAACCCACTGCAGACAGCGGTACAGCAACAGCGCCCCCTCACGCCTGATCACCGCCGCTGCTCCTGGTTTCTGGTTTCTTAGCAACGGCGACCAGAACCACCATTACTGAGGTGTAAACATTCCGATGGTCCGTCCTGAGGGAGAGTTTAGTGAACAATGCCAGGACACAGAGACCCCTTTTCTTTTCCCAGATACGAGAATGATCTTACCTTCTCGGGGATTCAAGAAAGTCAGGTAAACGTATTGCGATCATGCTTTATTAAACCAGCTCGTGTGTTGTTTTCATGGGCCTGTCGTGTGTCAAGCCCACTCGTCAGAAAACTCCCTAAAACATAGCTACTTGAACCTTCCACAGAAACTACCTTATAAAAAGCCCACCCACATCGCGCAAAATGATGAACCGTGGAGTCGACTAAATGATACTGCAACTTCATCCAGCATGAGGCGAAGCGTCCTCCACCGTGATGAGGTGAGCGGGTCTAACTATAGCTGGCTAAGCTTTTGGAAATGTAACAGAAGAAAACGCTTGCAAAAACGACCTATTTTAATGGAGCAGTGGGCTTTAACAAATTCTATCACTTATCGCCAAGGCACCAAAAGACAGTCTGGACTTCCATCTTAGCTCTGTCTATGATAACCATCTGGACTTTCTCCAAAACAAGAACCAAACTCTGCTCCAGAGGGAGACTCTGACGGACCGTCGGTGAGTGCTGGGCAGAACTGCTTTAAAAACACTATGCGTAATTAAATGTAgctttaagaaaataaaaacagcacagaaactGGTCTGAAGCGGTAGCTGACATTATGAGGGCTATATCTGAAGATCAGGAGTTCTTAACATGCCCCCTTGGAGGCTAGAGTAGGGGTCCTAGGGCCTGCGTCTGATCTTTCCATAGGGCCCAAACCCCCCCTGAGCAGCGCCTCGGTCTCAACGACCACcgcaacttaaaaaaaataaataaaattattaaaaaaaaatagcccACCATGCATTTATTCACAAATTGAGAACTTTTTCTAGCTTGGAGTGACCAAATGACTAGTTATGATTActaaatattatatacatatttgaGTGATTAAGATAAGACAggcctttattagtcccgcagcgGACTAATAaaggccctctttatgagtttgtccagtctcctcttatctgccgtcgagatgctactgccccagcagaccactccataaaagatggcagatgccatttttaaaatgattacaCAAGAAAACACTAACGTGTGCACTTTATGGT
It includes:
- the cfap276 gene encoding cilia- and flagella-associated protein 276 isoform X1 — its product is MPGHRDPFSFPRYENDLTFSGIQESQKLPYKKPTHIAQNDEPWSRLNDTATSSSMRRSVLHRDEAPKDSLDFHLSSVYDNHLDFLQNKNQTLLQRETLTDRRGTHKDSDEPNRDPLRVWVNPQKASIFSIEGTIGEKQLDRELHTERKRSNEEFQTTLNPLNRLFTTNLP
- the cfap276 gene encoding cilia- and flagella-associated protein 276 isoform X2, translated to MPGHRDPFSFPRYENDLTFSGIQESQKLPYKKPTHIAQNDEPWSRLNDTATSSSMRRSVLHRDEAPKDSLDFHLSSVYDNHLDFLQNKNQTLLQRETLTDRRGTHKDSDEPNRDPLRVWVNPQKASIFSIEGTIESHHNASTNRGYSRKHDGGFYSA